CTGGGCCGTTTCCGACAGCCCTGGCGGTGCCAGGATCTCCCCACGGAATTCCTCCGGCGAACGGACGTCAACCAGAGCGAAGCGTTCCTGTCGGATCAGTGCGGCTACGTCGTCGCGAAAGGCACGCAGGTGCGTATTGATGCGGGTGACCTTGTAGTGGGTAGGCGCGTACGTGGGCACTTCAGTGGTCAGCGGGCGCTTTTCAGCGACCCATTTTTTACGGCCTCCATCCATCAGCCGCACATCTTCGTGGCCATAGTACTTCATGAGCCAGTAGGCCCAGGCGGCAAACCAGTTATTGTTGTCGCCATAGAGAACGACGGTTGTCTCAGGCTGGATGCCCGATTGGCTCAGCAGTGCTTCATAGTCGGCCTGCTGGATAATGTCGCGCCGGATCTGGTCCTGTAGCTGTGTTTTCCAGTTCCAGCCTACGGCGCCGGGCAGATGGCCCGTTTCATAGGCCGACGTGTCGACGTCTACTTCCACGAAGCGCACGTTAGGATCATGCAGGTGCGCTTCGGCCCATTCGGTATCAACCAGGACGGTGGGACGCGTGGATGTCTGTGCCATGGCTGTTCACAGGGTTTGGTGGTTGGATTCAGGATACAGGTTGTTTTCGTTGCGGCAGGGGCACCGCAATGGTAACCGGAGTCGGGTGACGCAGATGGTCGTTGACCGGCCAGCGGTCACGGATGCGGGCCAACCCCTTCCGGAGGGTAGCTTTGTTGGCGGTCGCATCGACGCTGAGCCGGACTTTGGTCTGCTTGTAACCGGCACGCCCGGGGTCCCCGTGGTCAAATAGATGATCCAGCGTTAACACGCCTTTCCGCTTAATTTTCAGCGGTTGGATTCTGAAACCCGGCTCCCGAGCGATCAGGTGGGCTGTCACGTTCCGAAAGCCGCCAACGCCGATCCGTACGTGCTCCACAGGACGGGGAGCTTTGTCGACGCCGCTCGGTCTTTCGGGTTTGTGGCCCTCTACTGTGGTGCAGCGGGCCTGTATTCGGAAGGGAGCCGGACTTTCAGCCATGCTGCTGACGCGAAATATCAAGGCCTCAGGGGGATGCATAGGTGTGGGCAGCAGGTTTGTGGGATGCTTCCTGGTAGCGGACAAAGAGGCGTGCCATTGTCTCAGGATCTGGCAGGCAGGCAGCGACTGTGTCGCCGACCAGCTCAGCAATGCGGGCGCGTGCTTCGGCAAAACGCTGCTGCCGTAGCAGCGCAAGTACATCGCTATCGACCAGCATGTACCAGTGGTCCCTGCGTTCGGAAAAGTCGGGGTAATGAGTAGCCATGGACAGGCGCAGGGCTCCCATGAGATCCAGAAACAGCGCATATTCAGGCCCCAGGTGCTGCTCCAGTGCTTCCCGGAGCCGCACTGATAGGGCTGGTGCCTGACCGCTTGTCGAGATAGCGATGACCAGCGCGCCGCGGCGAACGACCGAGCCGGCGACAAACGTACAGTGTGACACATCGTCCATAGCATTGATGAGCACACGTTCGCGCTGCGCTTCCTGCCAGATCGGCTCGGTCGCTTCGGGATTGGTAACGGCCACGATGGCCAGGAACGCATGCTGTAGATCACCTGGCTGGTACCAACGGGCATGCCAGGTAAGCCGTCCTTCTTCGGCCCATGTGCGAAGGCGGGGGGTGACCGTTTCGCTGATAAGCACGACGTCGGCGCCGCAGGCCAGCAGGTCAGCAACCTTGCGTTCGGCCTCGTGCGTGCCACCGAAGACCACGCAGCGGCGTCCTTCCAGATTGTTTAAAAAAATCGGGTATACACGCATGGCTCAGGGGATAGAGGGATGGATTTCTGGATGCAACGTGAACGGAGACGGAGCCGGCTCCGGATGGAACCAGT
This is a stretch of genomic DNA from Rhodothermus sp.. It encodes these proteins:
- a CDS encoding sulfurtransferase, which produces MAQTSTRPTVLVDTEWAEAHLHDPNVRFVEVDVDTSAYETGHLPGAVGWNWKTQLQDQIRRDIIQQADYEALLSQSGIQPETTVVLYGDNNNWFAAWAYWLMKYYGHEDVRLMDGGRKKWVAEKRPLTTEVPTYAPTHYKVTRINTHLRAFRDDVAALIRQERFALVDVRSPEEFRGEILAPPGLSETAQRGGHIPGATNIPWSQAVREDGTFKSIEELQALYAEKGVTPDKPVVTYCRIGERSSHSWFVLHELLGYPDVRNYDGSWTEWGNLVGAPIER
- a CDS encoding bifunctional precorrin-2 dehydrogenase/sirohydrochlorin ferrochelatase — its product is MRVYPIFLNNLEGRRCVVFGGTHEAERKVADLLACGADVVLISETVTPRLRTWAEEGRLTWHARWYQPGDLQHAFLAIVAVTNPEATEPIWQEAQRERVLINAMDDVSHCTFVAGSVVRRGALVIAISTSGQAPALSVRLREALEQHLGPEYALFLDLMGALRLSMATHYPDFSERRDHWYMLVDSDVLALLRQQRFAEARARIAELVGDTVAACLPDPETMARLFVRYQEASHKPAAHTYASP
- a CDS encoding OsmC family peroxiredoxin — protein: MAESPAPFRIQARCTTVEGHKPERPSGVDKAPRPVEHVRIGVGGFRNVTAHLIAREPGFRIQPLKIKRKGVLTLDHLFDHGDPGRAGYKQTKVRLSVDATANKATLRKGLARIRDRWPVNDHLRHPTPVTIAVPLPQRKQPVS